From the Candidatus Bathyarchaeota archaeon genome, one window contains:
- a CDS encoding ATP-binding cassette domain-containing protein, protein MTRRRRLEHFKVTKLKRTYNRQTATFTFDISYQTAPAKRTRRTQEISEAFGLGTDQTRKFTLYENTQIHIRPTDVVLITGESGSGKSALLKAFKADLSEEAQNTQNLNIEVDVPIIETVGDSTSQAVEVLSRVGLNDAFLFLRSYSQLSDGQKHRYHIAKLSQTKAKWWLLDEFTNTLDRDTAKIVAFNLQKLARIQGKAVIVATTHTDLKADLAPNVHIHKRYGKEVTITYCPDAKAKKCSLNRRLRVEQGTIQDYKLLSQFHYRTGRLTAPKKIFALKHKDQTCGVIVYGYPSPLCFGRSKMWKGTFRELQQQVSVISRVVIHPKYRSIGLSQKLIRQTLPRAGTPNVEAVAVMARYNPFFEKAGMRRVAQSTPSVAVEDALLELEGLGFDLALLSSESYSERRIQQVGKEKIQGVLEVLSRKDAAMRKRIASAPKMYPKHEETRARIHAMTAKDLAKALKRLSFAAQTKVYLFWSKNHPK, encoded by the coding sequence ATGACCCGCCGACGCCGCCTCGAGCACTTCAAGGTAACTAAGCTCAAACGCACCTACAACCGCCAAACCGCCACGTTCACTTTTGATATCAGCTATCAAACCGCGCCCGCAAAGCGCACACGGCGCACTCAAGAAATTTCAGAGGCGTTTGGGTTGGGGACAGACCAGACTAGAAAGTTTACGTTGTATGAGAACACGCAGATTCACATACGCCCAACCGATGTCGTGTTGATTACGGGGGAGAGTGGCAGTGGTAAAAGCGCGTTGCTCAAAGCCTTCAAAGCTGACCTCTCAGAGGAAGCCCAAAACACGCAGAACCTAAACATTGAAGTGGACGTGCCGATTATAGAGACGGTGGGGGATAGCACCAGCCAAGCCGTAGAAGTTTTGAGCAGGGTAGGTTTGAATGATGCGTTTTTGTTTTTACGTAGCTACTCTCAGCTTAGCGATGGACAAAAACACCGCTACCACATCGCAAAACTTTCCCAAACAAAGGCGAAATGGTGGCTGCTAGACGAATTCACCAACACTTTAGACCGCGACACCGCAAAGATTGTGGCATTTAATCTGCAAAAACTTGCACGCATACAGGGCAAAGCAGTCATTGTAGCAACAACACATACGGATTTGAAGGCGGACCTTGCCCCTAACGTGCACATTCACAAACGTTACGGCAAAGAAGTCACCATAACCTATTGCCCCGACGCGAAAGCCAAAAAATGCAGCCTAAACCGGCGCCTTCGCGTTGAGCAGGGCACCATTCAAGACTACAAATTGCTTAGCCAGTTCCATTACCGCACAGGACGCTTAACTGCACCCAAAAAAATTTTTGCCCTCAAACATAAAGACCAGACCTGCGGCGTAATCGTCTACGGCTACCCATCGCCGTTATGTTTTGGCAGAAGCAAAATGTGGAAGGGCACCTTTAGGGAGTTGCAGCAGCAAGTTAGCGTGATTAGCCGTGTGGTCATACACCCAAAATACCGCAGTATAGGTTTGAGCCAAAAACTTATCCGCCAAACCCTCCCCCGTGCGGGTACGCCCAATGTGGAAGCGGTGGCGGTTATGGCAAGGTATAATCCGTTTTTTGAGAAAGCGGGTATGCGAAGAGTTGCTCAGAGTACACCTTCTGTGGCGGTTGAGGATGCGCTTTTGGAGTTGGAGGGGTTGGGGTTTGATTTGGCGTTGCTTTCTAGTGAAAGCTACAGCGAGAGAAGAATCCAGCAGGTGGGCAAAGAAAAAATCCAGGGTGTTCTGGAGGTTTTGAGCAGAAAAGATGCTGCGATGAGAAAACGCATAGCGTCAGCGCCCAAGATGTATCCAAAACACGAGGAAACAAGAGCAAGAATCCACGCCATGACCGCCAAAGACTTGGCTAAAGCGTTAAAGCGCCTAAGTTTTGCAGCGCAAACCAAAGTTTACCTGTTTTGGAGCAAAAACCACCCTAAATAG
- a CDS encoding DEAD/DEAH box helicase, protein MFPIQAQAIVPLLEGKDVIGQAQTGTGKTAAFGVPMVECLDPQLRRVQGLILVPTRELALQVAKNMTQFAKHRRLKVLPVYGGASIERQMRELRGGAQIVVGTPGRVIDLIERRILDLNAVKIVVLDEADRMLDMGFIEDIQYILTKVPKNRQTSLFSATIDKTVMKVCDKYMQNPTKILVSKDEIGVTQMKQYYTIVNPHSKFDMLKQILKEDNVKRAIIFCRTRHETSKIAERLARKGYNTQALHAGFSQPQRERAIQAFRTGKLNLLVATDVAARGLDIEGITHIINYDVPEDPPVYFHRVGRTARKGTEGTAITLVSHGELSNFNNIKALTKTTIEKIASANEDSAIVSFF, encoded by the coding sequence ATGTTTCCTATTCAGGCTCAAGCTATTGTGCCGTTGCTTGAAGGCAAAGACGTTATTGGTCAGGCACAGACCGGAACGGGCAAGACAGCCGCGTTTGGAGTTCCCATGGTGGAATGTTTAGACCCCCAGCTTAGGCGGGTTCAAGGCTTGATTTTGGTGCCTACTCGCGAGTTGGCGTTGCAGGTTGCAAAGAACATGACGCAGTTTGCCAAGCACCGCAGATTGAAGGTTTTGCCAGTTTACGGCGGAGCATCAATTGAACGGCAAATGCGAGAACTCAGAGGCGGCGCACAAATCGTCGTTGGAACCCCTGGGCGCGTCATAGACCTAATTGAACGCCGAATACTTGATTTGAACGCCGTCAAAATCGTAGTTTTAGACGAAGCCGACCGCATGCTCGACATGGGCTTCATCGAAGACATCCAATACATACTCACCAAAGTACCCAAAAACAGGCAAACTAGCCTTTTTAGTGCAACCATAGACAAAACCGTCATGAAAGTCTGCGACAAATACATGCAAAACCCAACCAAAATCTTGGTAAGCAAAGACGAAATCGGCGTCACCCAAATGAAACAGTACTACACCATCGTTAACCCCCACAGCAAATTCGACATGCTAAAGCAAATTCTCAAAGAAGACAACGTAAAACGCGCCATCATTTTCTGCAGAACCCGTCATGAAACAAGCAAAATCGCAGAAAGGCTCGCCCGCAAAGGATACAACACCCAAGCCCTACACGCAGGTTTCTCGCAACCCCAAAGAGAACGCGCCATACAGGCTTTTCGCACAGGAAAACTCAACCTGCTAGTTGCTACTGACGTTGCCGCACGAGGCTTAGACATCGAAGGCATCACCCACATAATCAACTACGACGTACCCGAAGACCCACCAGTGTACTTCCACAGAGTCGGCAGAACCGCCCGCAAAGGAACAGAAGGAACCGCCATCACATTAGTAAGCCACGGCGAACTCTCAAATTTCAACAACATCAAAGCCCTAACAAAAACCACCATAGAAAAAATCGCATCCGCCAACGAAGACTCAGCCATCGTGAGTTTCTTCTAA
- a CDS encoding YHS domain-containing protein codes for MRARPKKMFRDPVCGMNLDENTAKFKITYQGETYYFCSLPCKKRFKRHATKYVK; via the coding sequence TTGAGGGCAAGACCAAAAAAAATGTTCCGAGACCCAGTATGCGGCATGAATCTAGACGAAAACACAGCAAAATTCAAAATCACTTACCAAGGCGAAACATACTACTTCTGCAGCCTACCATGCAAAAAAAGATTCAAACGCCACGCAACAAAATACGTCAAATAA
- a CDS encoding DUF1015 domain-containing protein, with amino-acid sequence MVDIKPFKAIRYTEKAGNLKNLITQPYDKINQDMQREYYEKSPYNYCRLILPLEENRYQTVHQRIYEWLNEHIMAKDDSPSVFVCRQEFRSNGKNHTRTGLIAALRLYPYSENMVFPHETTFAAPKADRLNMLRTIQKDLEPVFLIYSDPENITVDFFAKVTQTAPVIAVEDQFGVKNQVWQITEPDQIRLLQDALADKALVITDGHHRYESAIAYRDERQEQVAGSLDLAFNFHMSYLVPVQDEGLLILPTHRLLRKFELTQSVLDLFKEHFHLTELAPDAETLEAFLADHKTEHVFCMYDGSKAYGMLLKNEQEALKAANKNTPKDVALLDVVILRDFIFNTLIKTGELKIDEDIHYERSLRTAIEKVNQGDAKLAFLINPLDPAMVWQIAQKRERLPEKSTDFYPKPASGLMMMDISATDKL; translated from the coding sequence ATGGTAGACATTAAACCCTTTAAAGCCATACGGTACACCGAGAAAGCTGGAAACCTCAAGAACCTAATAACTCAACCTTACGACAAAATCAACCAGGACATGCAACGCGAATACTACGAAAAATCTCCATACAATTACTGCCGCCTTATTTTGCCCCTAGAGGAGAACCGTTACCAAACCGTGCATCAACGCATCTACGAATGGCTCAACGAACACATAATGGCAAAAGACGACTCCCCTTCCGTTTTCGTGTGCCGCCAAGAATTTCGCTCCAACGGCAAAAACCACACCCGAACAGGCTTAATCGCCGCCCTGCGCCTTTACCCCTACAGTGAAAACATGGTTTTCCCCCATGAAACCACTTTTGCTGCTCCCAAAGCTGACCGCCTAAACATGTTACGAACAATCCAAAAAGACCTTGAACCCGTTTTCCTGATTTACTCTGACCCAGAAAACATAACCGTTGACTTTTTTGCTAAGGTAACGCAGACTGCGCCCGTAATTGCTGTTGAAGACCAGTTTGGCGTGAAAAATCAAGTGTGGCAGATAACTGAGCCTGACCAGATTCGGTTGCTTCAAGATGCCTTAGCTGATAAAGCCCTTGTAATCACGGATGGGCATCACCGATACGAAAGTGCCATAGCTTACCGTGATGAGCGCCAAGAGCAGGTTGCGGGGTCTTTGGATTTGGCTTTTAATTTTCACATGAGCTACTTGGTTCCCGTGCAAGATGAAGGGCTCTTGATTTTGCCAACTCACAGGCTTCTGCGAAAATTTGAGTTAACCCAAAGCGTACTCGACCTCTTCAAGGAGCACTTCCATTTAACTGAACTTGCGCCCGACGCTGAAACGTTGGAGGCTTTTCTTGCAGACCACAAAACAGAGCACGTATTTTGCATGTACGACGGCTCCAAAGCCTACGGTATGCTCCTAAAAAACGAGCAGGAAGCCCTAAAAGCAGCTAACAAGAACACCCCCAAAGACGTAGCGCTCCTAGACGTGGTTATCCTGCGCGACTTCATATTCAACACCTTAATCAAAACAGGTGAGCTAAAAATCGACGAAGACATCCACTACGAACGCTCCCTGCGAACCGCCATAGAAAAAGTCAACCAAGGCGACGCCAAACTAGCCTTTCTCATCAACCCGCTTGACCCCGCGATGGTCTGGCAAATCGCTCAAAAACGCGAACGCCTCCCCGAAAAATCCACTGACTTCTACCCCAAACCTGCCTCGGGCTTAATGATGATGGACATATCCGCCACAGACAAGCTCTAG
- a CDS encoding alanine--glyoxylate aminotransferase family protein: MMHKKLLIPGPTEVSFEILNEQTKPLMGHRSKAFTALYTDITAKLSRLFELPDAYQPTTTTSSGTLWFDIVGRSIVKKKALCCINGAFSKRFGEIVRSCGKVADFLEAEWGSVVKPDVIAQKLETGEYDTLTMCHNESSTGTRSPVSEVGKLVRKNYPDVVFAVDSVSSMAGDKTLPHEMGVDVLFASTQKCFALPPGLAVALVSDRALERAETVPNRGGYTDILEIFKFEQKHQTPFTPNVSLLYALNKRLDLMLAETYEKIYQRHKDMAALTQTWAKKHFEMFPEKGYESITVSCIKNILGKNVKELNQKLSERGLEISNGYGALAEKTFRIGHMGEWTVPTIKEALDTIDELWNLTN; this comes from the coding sequence ATGATGCACAAGAAACTTTTGATTCCCGGACCAACCGAAGTAAGTTTCGAAATACTTAACGAGCAAACTAAACCTCTTATGGGGCACAGAAGCAAAGCCTTCACCGCCTTGTACACTGACATAACCGCCAAGCTATCGCGTTTATTCGAGTTGCCCGATGCTTATCAGCCCACCACCACGACCTCTTCAGGCACTTTATGGTTTGACATCGTTGGCCGTAGCATCGTGAAAAAGAAGGCGTTGTGCTGCATTAACGGCGCGTTTTCTAAACGGTTTGGAGAAATTGTGCGTTCCTGCGGCAAGGTCGCTGATTTTTTGGAGGCTGAATGGGGCAGCGTTGTTAAACCCGATGTCATAGCGCAGAAACTTGAAACGGGTGAGTACGACACCTTAACCATGTGCCACAACGAATCCTCAACAGGCACCCGCAGCCCCGTCTCTGAAGTTGGCAAACTCGTGCGCAAGAACTACCCTGACGTGGTCTTCGCAGTGGACAGCGTCTCCTCCATGGCTGGCGATAAAACTTTGCCTCATGAAATGGGCGTTGACGTGCTTTTTGCTTCCACCCAAAAATGCTTTGCCCTCCCCCCAGGTTTAGCTGTTGCTTTGGTTAGTGACCGTGCTTTGGAACGCGCCGAGACTGTGCCTAACCGTGGCGGCTACACTGATATTTTGGAGATTTTCAAGTTCGAACAAAAGCATCAAACTCCCTTCACGCCAAACGTTTCGCTTCTTTACGCCCTAAACAAACGCTTAGACCTTATGCTCGCTGAGACTTACGAGAAAATCTATCAACGCCACAAAGACATGGCAGCACTCACGCAGACTTGGGCGAAAAAGCATTTCGAAATGTTCCCCGAAAAAGGCTATGAATCCATAACGGTTTCATGTATCAAAAATATTTTGGGCAAAAACGTCAAAGAATTAAACCAAAAACTATCAGAACGCGGCTTAGAAATCAGCAACGGCTACGGCGCATTAGCAGAAAAAACCTTCCGCATCGGACACATGGGCGAATGGACCGTGCCCACAATAAAAGAAGCCCTTGACACAATTGACGAACTCTGGAACCTAACCAACTAA
- a CDS encoding DNA-directed RNA polymerase subunit N, which translates to MIIPVRCFTCGKLVGDRWEEFARRIRTGENAKDVLDSLGVKRFCCRRMLLSNVEIIDEVLRFYEEAERRKETRNFA; encoded by the coding sequence ATGATTATCCCCGTTAGATGCTTCACCTGCGGTAAACTGGTCGGAGACCGATGGGAAGAGTTTGCCCGCCGTATCCGAACTGGAGAGAACGCCAAAGATGTCCTTGACAGTTTAGGCGTTAAACGTTTCTGCTGCCGCCGGATGCTGTTGTCAAACGTTGAAATCATCGACGAAGTCCTGCGTTTCTACGAAGAAGCCGAAAGACGCAAAGAAACCCGCAACTTCGCCTAA
- a CDS encoding 30S ribosomal protein S9 — protein sequence MPSKKVIVVSGKRKTATSRAVIRQGVGKVRVNMTPVEIIEPEIAREKIMEPLLQAGESAWKQVDMDVKTRGGGYMGQAEAARMAIANALLKWTKSSHMRTVFTEYDRTMVAGDARSKEPKKFGGPGARAKEQKSYR from the coding sequence ATGCCAAGCAAAAAAGTAATTGTTGTTAGTGGAAAACGCAAGACCGCAACCTCCCGCGCTGTAATTCGTCAGGGTGTGGGTAAGGTGCGTGTTAACATGACGCCTGTTGAGATTATTGAGCCCGAGATTGCTCGCGAGAAAATTATGGAGCCTTTGTTGCAGGCTGGCGAATCCGCTTGGAAACAAGTCGACATGGACGTTAAAACCCGCGGCGGAGGCTACATGGGACAAGCAGAAGCCGCCCGCATGGCCATTGCAAATGCTCTGCTCAAATGGACCAAGAGCTCCCACATGCGAACAGTCTTCACCGAATACGACCGAACCATGGTCGCTGGCGACGCCCGAAGCAAAGAACCCAAGAAATTCGGTGGTCCAGGCGCAAGAGCAAAAGAGCAAAAGAGCTACAGATAA
- the rplM gene encoding 50S ribosomal protein L13: MQSINPKAAVVNGEGLVLGRMCSKIAKRLLNGEDIIIVNAEKVVISGKRKNKVAEAKTFLEVGAPERGPFHSRRPDRIVRKTVRGMLPWRQPKGKTAYKKLKVYMGIPEEFAACTLETVEQANAANLNGPRLTVGDLAAEIGWNRGA, from the coding sequence ATGCAAAGCATAAATCCTAAAGCAGCTGTAGTCAACGGCGAAGGATTAGTCCTTGGTAGAATGTGCAGCAAAATCGCCAAACGACTACTCAACGGCGAAGACATAATCATTGTGAACGCCGAAAAAGTTGTAATTTCTGGCAAACGCAAAAACAAAGTTGCCGAAGCCAAAACGTTCCTTGAAGTAGGCGCCCCCGAACGTGGGCCATTCCACTCCCGACGCCCCGACCGCATAGTACGCAAAACCGTGCGCGGCATGCTTCCCTGGAGGCAACCCAAAGGCAAAACCGCCTACAAAAAACTCAAAGTTTACATGGGAATCCCCGAAGAATTCGCTGCTTGCACACTAGAAACAGTTGAGCAAGCTAACGCAGCAAACCTAAACGGTCCACGCTTAACCGTGGGTGACTTAGCCGCAGAAATCGGCTGGAATAGAGGTGCATAG
- a CDS encoding 50S ribosomal protein L18e, which yields MRETKSTNPELLQLITSLKKQSREQNVSIWSDVAARLSKPSRQRIAVNLSKLNRYADENDTLLVPGKLLAVGTIDRAVTVAAFSASEKAKAKLAAAKAKYLSIAELIEKNPAGSKVKIIG from the coding sequence ATGAGAGAAACCAAATCTACAAACCCTGAGCTACTACAGCTTATAACTTCCTTAAAGAAGCAAAGCCGCGAGCAAAACGTAAGCATCTGGTCAGATGTTGCTGCACGTTTATCTAAACCCAGCAGGCAACGCATAGCCGTGAACCTAAGCAAACTAAACCGTTACGCCGACGAAAACGACACGTTGCTAGTGCCTGGAAAACTTTTAGCCGTGGGCACAATTGATCGTGCAGTAACTGTTGCTGCTTTTTCTGCTTCTGAGAAGGCAAAAGCAAAGCTGGCAGCCGCAAAAGCAAAATACTTGTCTATTGCTGAACTCATAGAGAAAAACCCTGCTGGCTCTAAAGTAAAGATTATTGGGTGA
- a CDS encoding DNA-directed RNA polymerase subunit D, translating to MKIEVLEKDEAFLRIVVKDANVPLMNALRRIALSEVPCMAIDEVVMIENTSVLQDEMIAHRLGLLPLKTDLANYNLPEDCECQSEFGCPQCRVTLTLNAESTEETRPVYSGEMVSENPDVVPVTEKLPIAKLAKGQKLKLEAYARLGTGRVHAKWQPVCVAAYKYYPKIEVPTKTCDDCSKCVDICSKKVLSMKSNKVVVTDLLSCNLCMDCVELCPNRNNGGINVTWEKDMFIMNIESNGGLPPKQILQEATNILDKRLKEFEEQLKVDIK from the coding sequence GTGAAAATTGAAGTCCTTGAAAAAGATGAAGCGTTCCTTCGCATAGTCGTTAAAGACGCTAACGTTCCCTTAATGAACGCTCTGCGCAGGATAGCCCTCTCTGAAGTTCCCTGCATGGCTATCGACGAGGTAGTTATGATTGAGAACACATCAGTGCTTCAAGACGAAATGATTGCCCACAGACTTGGTCTTCTTCCCCTAAAAACCGACCTCGCCAACTACAACCTTCCCGAAGACTGCGAGTGCCAAAGCGAATTCGGCTGCCCCCAATGCAGAGTCACCCTGACCTTGAATGCCGAATCAACCGAGGAAACACGCCCCGTTTACTCTGGCGAGATGGTTTCCGAAAACCCTGATGTAGTTCCAGTTACCGAGAAACTGCCGATTGCAAAGTTGGCAAAGGGACAAAAACTAAAACTTGAAGCTTACGCCCGACTGGGCACAGGAAGAGTTCACGCCAAATGGCAACCCGTATGCGTAGCAGCATACAAGTACTACCCCAAAATCGAGGTTCCAACCAAAACCTGCGACGACTGCAGCAAATGCGTCGATATATGCTCCAAAAAAGTCCTTTCGATGAAATCAAACAAGGTGGTCGTAACTGACTTGCTTTCCTGTAACCTGTGCATGGACTGTGTGGAGCTTTGTCCCAACCGCAACAACGGTGGAATCAACGTCACATGGGAAAAAGACATGTTCATTATGAACATCGAATCCAACGGTGGGCTTCCTCCCAAGCAGATACTGCAGGAAGCAACTAACATATTGGATAAACGATTAAAAGAGTTTGAAGAACAGCTAAAGGTGGACATCAAATGA
- a CDS encoding 30S ribosomal protein S11 translates to MLSSKKSEKWGVVHIFSSYNNTMVHITDISGAETIARTSGGMFVKADRMESSPYAAMRAATGAAEIARDKGITAIHIKVRAPGGSGPRTPGPGAQAAIRAFARFGFRIERIEEVTPVPHDGTRRPGGRRGRRV, encoded by the coding sequence ATTTTGAGCAGCAAAAAATCTGAAAAATGGGGCGTAGTCCACATCTTTAGCTCCTACAACAACACCATGGTTCACATCACCGACATTTCAGGCGCAGAAACCATCGCCCGCACAAGCGGCGGCATGTTCGTCAAAGCAGACCGCATGGAATCCAGCCCCTACGCAGCAATGCGCGCAGCAACAGGAGCCGCAGAAATCGCCCGCGACAAAGGCATAACAGCCATCCACATCAAAGTCCGTGCCCCCGGCGGTTCAGGTCCACGTACTCCTGGTCCAGGCGCACAAGCAGCCATCCGAGCTTTCGCACGTTTTGGCTTCCGCATCGAGCGCATCGAAGAAGTTACGCCTGTTCCCCATGATGGTACCCGTAGACCCGGTGGCAGAAGGGGCAGACGCGTTTAG
- a CDS encoding 30S ribosomal protein S4: MGDPKRQRRKFDTPRFPWRKDILQEELKLLGTYGLRNKHELWRHETMLSKFRGIARSLMGQTPDERVKMENELLTRLKKIGVLQETAVLDDVLDLSIEDILERRLQTIIFRKSLSKTPYQARQLITHGHVVIGNRRVTVPGYIVSREDEKVIDYSPDSQFVNAAHPTRVAMTIVTKQPEIRQPNDRRRRRGGRF; encoded by the coding sequence ATGGGCGATCCTAAAAGGCAAAGACGAAAATTTGATACCCCACGTTTCCCCTGGCGCAAAGACATCCTGCAAGAAGAACTTAAACTTCTTGGAACTTACGGCTTAAGAAACAAGCATGAACTGTGGCGCCACGAAACCATGCTCTCCAAATTCAGAGGCATCGCACGTTCCCTAATGGGTCAAACCCCAGACGAGCGCGTGAAAATGGAAAACGAGTTGCTAACACGCCTCAAAAAAATCGGCGTTCTGCAAGAAACAGCCGTTTTGGACGACGTTTTAGACTTATCCATCGAAGACATCCTAGAACGCAGGCTCCAAACAATCATTTTCCGCAAAAGCCTATCCAAAACCCCCTATCAAGCACGCCAGCTAATCACACACGGTCATGTAGTTATCGGTAACCGAAGAGTCACCGTTCCAGGCTATATCGTCTCACGCGAAGACGAAAAAGTAATTGATTACTCTCCTGATAGCCAATTTGTGAACGCTGCACACCCAACCCGCGTAGCAATGACCATCGTAACCAAACAGCCTGAAATCAGGCAGCCTAACGACCGACGAAGACGTAGAGGTGGACGATTTTGA
- a CDS encoding 30S ribosomal protein S13 has protein sequence MSSQEFNHIVRILGSDSAGTAKAVYAATKVKGVNLSLANIILKKAGINPDLRAGFLTESEISKIEDIIKDPYSYNIPAWLLNRRKDSDTGKDLHVISADLALATKNDIDLAKSIRCWRGYRHAYSLKVRGQRTKTTGRAGKSLGVKKKTPQGKGGGK, from the coding sequence ATGTCATCTCAGGAATTCAATCACATAGTTCGTATCTTGGGTTCAGATTCGGCAGGAACTGCTAAGGCTGTTTATGCTGCTACCAAAGTTAAAGGTGTGAACCTGAGTCTAGCAAATATCATTCTCAAGAAAGCAGGCATTAACCCTGACCTGAGGGCGGGTTTTCTTACAGAATCTGAGATATCCAAGATTGAGGATATCATCAAAGACCCTTACAGTTACAATATACCTGCATGGCTTTTGAACCGCCGCAAGGACTCTGACACGGGCAAAGACCTGCACGTTATAAGCGCAGACCTTGCTTTGGCAACTAAAAACGACATTGACCTTGCCAAGTCCATTCGCTGCTGGAGAGGATACCGCCACGCTTACAGCCTAAAAGTACGCGGTCAACGAACCAAAACCACCGGCAGAGCAGGCAAATCCTTGGGCGTCAAGAAAAAGACCCCACAAGGCAAAGGCGGAGGCAAATAA
- a CDS encoding glutamate synthase-related protein yields the protein MKSYLPSDYIVERDEEKCIRCKVCVNQCTYETHSYDEEDDVMCSDSENCVNCQRCVTMCPTGALTVSKNPGPYRANGNWSSASIYDIKKQAETGGVLLTGMGCDKPELTYWDKLLVNASQVTNPSIDPLREPMEIRTYLGKKPDALEVDVDGDDITLKTQLTPQLTLETPILFTAMSYGAISLNVHEALARAATKSGTYFNTGEGGLASKLYKYGKNTIVQVASGRFGVHSKYLNAGAAVEIKIGQGAKPGIGGHLPGEKVSDHVAKTRMIPIGTDALSPAPQHDIYSIEDLRQLIYALKEATNYEKPVSVKIAAVHNVAAIASGIARAGADIIAIDGVRGSTGAAPKVIRDNVGIPIEFAIASVDQRLRDEGIRNMASVVAAGGFRNSGDVLKAIALGADAVYIGTAALIAIGCTVCQKCYTGKCPWGIATSDPWISKRVNPDIAAERLSNLLRGWSLEIKDMMGGMGVNAIESLRGNRLHLRGVGLTEAEAKILGVKLAGQ from the coding sequence ATGAAAAGCTACTTACCCTCAGACTACATCGTGGAACGTGACGAAGAAAAATGCATCCGATGCAAAGTCTGCGTCAACCAGTGCACCTACGAAACCCATAGCTACGACGAAGAAGACGACGTTATGTGTAGCGACAGCGAAAACTGCGTTAACTGCCAACGATGCGTAACCATGTGCCCCACAGGCGCCCTAACCGTAAGCAAAAACCCTGGACCCTACCGTGCAAACGGCAACTGGTCCTCAGCGTCTATTTACGACATCAAAAAGCAAGCAGAAACTGGTGGAGTCTTGCTTACAGGCATGGGGTGCGACAAACCCGAACTCACCTACTGGGACAAACTCTTAGTTAACGCCAGCCAAGTCACCAACCCCTCCATTGACCCCCTGCGCGAACCCATGGAAATCCGCACATACCTAGGCAAAAAACCCGACGCTTTAGAAGTTGACGTGGACGGCGACGACATCACACTGAAAACCCAACTCACCCCCCAGCTAACCCTTGAAACCCCCATCCTTTTCACTGCCATGTCCTACGGTGCAATTAGCCTCAACGTTCATGAAGCCCTTGCGCGGGCAGCCACCAAATCAGGCACCTACTTCAACACTGGAGAAGGCGGCTTAGCATCCAAACTCTACAAGTACGGCAAAAACACCATCGTCCAAGTCGCCTCAGGACGCTTCGGAGTTCACTCCAAGTATCTTAACGCAGGCGCCGCAGTCGAAATCAAAATCGGCCAAGGCGCAAAACCCGGCATCGGAGGCCACCTCCCCGGCGAGAAAGTCTCTGACCACGTAGCCAAAACCCGCATGATACCAATTGGCACTGACGCTCTTTCACCTGCGCCTCAGCATGACATCTACAGCATCGAAGACCTGCGCCAACTCATCTACGCCCTCAAAGAAGCAACCAACTACGAAAAACCCGTTTCTGTCAAAATCGCAGCAGTTCACAACGTCGCAGCCATCGCAAGTGGCATTGCACGGGCAGGAGCAGACATCATAGCCATTGACGGTGTGCGCGGCTCTACTGGTGCAGCTCCCAAAGTTATCCGAGATAACGTAGGCATACCCATAGAATTTGCCATCGCAAGTGTAGACCAACGTTTGCGTGATGAGGGCATTCGTAACATGGCTTCCGTGGTTGCCGCAGGAGGCTTTAGAAACAGCGGTGATGTCCTCAAAGCCATAGCGTTGGGTGCAGACGCCGTATACATAGGAACCGCCGCCTTAATCGCTATAGGATGTACGGTTTGCCAGAAATGCTACACTGGAAAGTGTCCGTGGGGCATTGCGACTAGTGACCCGTGGATTAGCAAGCGCGTGAACCCTGATATTGCGGCTGAGCGGCTCTCGAATTTGCTGCGTGGCTGGAGCCTTGAAATCAAGGACATGATGGGTGGCATGGGCGTAAACGCTATAGAGAGCTTGCGTGGTAACCGTTTGCACCTGCGCGGCGTCGGGTTAACTGAGGCTGAAGCTAAAATCTTGGGTGTAAAACTGGCAGGACAATAA